The following coding sequences lie in one Ostrea edulis chromosome 8, xbOstEdul1.1, whole genome shotgun sequence genomic window:
- the LOC130049389 gene encoding uncharacterized protein LOC130049389 yields MEQPSTCSKVKRGCKRKLFAKSESDSKMPINMPVQKSSKHTTEDLIMFLLGQTPETCEYKKYKRLVQTDRSFQKQYERILALIQIRISKLHRELKEQIQKKNNDETEQKITYSELLLRHWSMYLHL; encoded by the exons ATGGAACAACCCTCAACATGCTCAAAAG TGAAACGTGGAtgcaaaagaaaattatttgcTAAATCAGAGTCCGATAGCAAAATGCCAATCAATATGCCTGTTCAGAAAT CCTCAAAACACACCACTGAAGATCTAATCATGTTTCTACTTGGCCAAACACCCGAGACATGCGAATATAAAAAGTATAAGAGACTGGTACAAACTGACAGATCATTCCAAAAGCAATACGAAAGAATACTTGCCCTCATACAAATAAGAATAAGCAAATTACACCGAGAACTAAAGGAACAGATACAGAAGAAAAACAACGATGAAACTGAACAGAAAATTACTTATTCTGAACTTCTTCTAAGACACTGGTCAATGTATTTACATCTATAA